The following proteins come from a genomic window of Lineus longissimus chromosome 18, tnLinLong1.2, whole genome shotgun sequence:
- the LOC135502601 gene encoding chromaffin granule amine transporter-like, translating into MALNKFQQFRRSKHLVTFTFFLAQVTDDMSMTLLQSLAPALIKYYEYVKYTVPALTNSSSVAYSKSQFQQQRFLEARNVDGNVSGADAQGNVYYCEKHSSEPQCFPEKRIMQVISPMVGYLATVGPCLQIIFNPIIGIVCSKIGHRLPFMIGAVFQTAGGFMFLFAPNTPILFIGRGIQAITSDLCCISGLVMVGTLFTDAAERAKVLMLSLASSFPVAALLSFFVGNTGYDICGFSLPFGILVALSILDGVLRFVLDTSPYMTPYDIGLIGVRNGSENLNEIEEAGINGRKRADVSAKKETDVSKNEETTPVVSKQRKGTYSAYLTDWYILIPNLMVFTEAFAFNMSSLTAPNWLTNVLHGKQWQLGVLLGVASIFQLAMNIFTGIIVTNQTTWLMTFIGFLSLTIGLVVYPLCTDVWQAVVPEILIRVAHGLSIGLLSNFISSVAKVNYGGETAKAFTLYVGCCTLGAGVGPLFAGLLLKYMPFMVIYYSVAVVAFGTGFGTFLLRRFHIQNFY; encoded by the coding sequence ATGGcactaaacaaatttcaacaattCCGCCGCAGTAAGCACCTTGTGACCTTCACCTTCTTCCTGGCTCAAGTAACAGACGACATGTCAATGACACTGCTCCAGTCCCTTGCACCGGCATTGATAAAATATTACGAATATGTCAAGTATACCGTCCCAGCATTAACAAATTCCTCATCCGTGGCATATTCCAAGTCTCAATTTCAACAGCAAAGATTCCTGGAGGCAAGGAATGTTGATGGAAATGTTTCAGGGGCAGACGCACAAGGAAATGTTTACTACTGTGAGAAGCACTCATCTGAGCCACAATGTTTTCCTGAGAAAAGGATAATGCAAGTTATTTCACCAATGGTAGGGTACCTGGCAACCGTCGGGCCGTGCCTACAGATCATTTTCAATCCAATCATAGGCATCGTCTGCTCCAAGATCGGCCACCGTCTGCCTTTTATGATCGGGGCAGTTTTTCAGACTGCTGGAGGCTTCATGTTCCTCTTCGCTCCAAACACTCCCATCCTATTCATCGGTCGTGGAATACAGGCAATCACCTCCGATCTTTGCTGCATCAGCGGACTAGTCATGGTAGGCACACTTTTTACCGACGCTGCAGAAAGGGCAAAGGTTTTGATGTTGTCGCTTGCATCATCTTTTCCAGTTGCTGCCCTTCTGAGTTTTTTCGTCGGAAATACCGGATATGATATCTGCGGATTTTCTCTGCCATTTGGAATACTCGTCGCGTTGAGTATTCTTGATGGCGTGCTCCGCTTTGTGTTGGATACAAGTCCGTATATGACACCATACGACATAGGCCTAATAGGGGTGAGAAATGGGAGCGAGAACTTGAATGAAATCGAAGAAGCAGGTATCAATGGAAGGAAAAGAGCAGACGTGAGTGCAAAGAAAGAAACAGACGTCAGTAAGAATGAAGAGACAACGCCGGTAGTGTCCAAACAGAGAAAAGGAACCTACTCGGCCTACCTCACAGACTGGTACATTTTAATCCCAAACCTGATGGTGTTTACAGAAGCTTTCGCATTCAATATGTCATCATTAACAGCGCCGAACTGGTTGACAAATGTCCTGCACGGGAAACAATGGCAGCTAGGTGTTCTATTGGGAGTGGCAAGCATTTTTCAACTGGCAATGAACATCTTTACTGGAATCATCGTGACGAATCAGACCACCTGGTTGATGACGTTTATTGGATTCTTATCCTTGACTATTGGTTTGGTAGTCTACCCACTTTGCACTGATGTATGGCAAGCAGTCGTACCGGAGATATTGATCAGAGTGGCTCACGGCCTGTCCATAGGACTGCTTTCCAATTTCATATCCTCTGTGGCGAAAGTTAACTATGGGGGAGAAACTGCCAAAGCGTTTACTCTCTACGTTGGATGCTGTACCCTGGGGGCGGGAGTGGGACCCCTGTTTGCCGGACTCCTCTTGAAATACATGCCATTTATGGTGATCTATTATTCAGTAGCAGTGGTGGCCTTTGGCACAGGGTTTGGAACATTTCTTCTCAGGAGATTTCATATACAGAATTTTTATTGA